ATAGCCAGCATCAACATAATCCACCATAGTCAAATCCACTTTCCTCAGAAACCATAACCCAAGATCTTGAGGGCTCATGTAGACATCAGAGGATGGTTTCACGACAACCCAATGCCTTTTTAGTGGGGATGGTGATGTGTGGATGTACCTAGCAAGAATGTTGGAATATGACTAAATCTATCTAGTACGTCTATAAACAGGTCCCCTTTACATGTACAACACACCACATAATAGATCCATTTTTCCGTAGTTTTTTCTTCTCCACATTTGGGGAGTTTTTTCCACATTAAACTTTGTGTCTCTTTTTCATATCTAGGATCCTAACAATTTGTGAGGGTCGGGGCGCAGCAGAAGCAATCAAACCAGTATGTTAAGTTGTCATAAGCATTTCACCGAACACCTTATGTGCATGAACAAAAAGAAACACCTAAGCTTCAAATAAAGCAACCACACACTATCCAGTGATACAATAACAATATATGCACAACAATTAGCTCACCACAGCAGCAGACCCATCAATAAATCACCAACATATCAAAGTACACATATATGCCCCTCATGCCAATATGACCATACACTATGAAACTTGAGAGATGGCTCCAAtagcaaggaagatgatgagcaaTCAACAGATATGACAAGTGAAATACCCAAGCAAGTGAAGACATAGGGATTTACGTGGGAAAATCCTTGCAGAGAGAAAACCCACAGACGACGGTGAGAAAGAAGTCCACTATGAAGATGAAGAATACAAGAAGTGGGAGCCAACTGGTGTGGGGAGGCTCCGAATCCACAAATCACACTCTCAAATTTGTGGATTTGGTGCCTCTCAATCTCCCCTCTTTTATCTAACCCTAGCTCTCTATTTTTGCAATGAGCTGGTCTTTTTCAAACACACTTGACAGAGCAGCCACAGGCAGATCATAGTGGGGCTGTTTTGGCCGTTTTACAGAACACCCCTCAGGCTTGATGCGATTGGCACTGTTGTTCACAATTCTCCACCTCAACGATAATTGAACCATAGAGCCAACAAAAGTTCAATCTTCAAATTTTTCATCTTCAAGCCAACAAATTAGCATGTAACAAACTCATCGCCTCCAAAGCTACACATGGGAGCTAGCTCGGGCAAGCATGAACACCCACCAAGCTCAAACAATGCTCAAACTTGGCTCTTGATACCACCTTGGTGAACATATTAGTTGGGTTGTCTTTTGTGCCAATTTTTATAACATACAAAGCTTTGTTTTTCACATGAAGCTGAATAAAGAAATTTCACAcatcaatatgtttagttctctCATGAAACTTCTCATCTTTTACAAGATAAATCGCACTTTGATTATCACAAAAGACAACATGACCAACTTTCTCAATGCCCAAATCACCAAGAAAACCATGCAACCAAATAGCTTCCTTCACTACATCAGTCAAAGATATAAACCCAACTTTTGTGGTAGATGTAACACCTAGATTATAGATTAATAAAAAGGAGAGCTCATTAATTTTGTGCAATTCTTCTCATTTAGCATATATGTAAACATCATGATCAATTGGTTAAGTTAATTAATAAAGGATGAATAAAAATACATAGTATGCATCTCATGTTGGAGTTCCTTGTTGTGTTGCATCTGGTTTGAAATTTGGGAATTCAAATTATATTTGAATTTGGGTTCAGATCTTTAATAGGAGAAAGAAAATAGAATACTAAAAAGAAAAcagaaataaaaaggaaaaagaaaagacagtTTCTCCTGGACCAAATCTTCCCTGGCACGGCCCATCCTTGCCCTTACTGCGTAGCCCATCTCCGCAGCTGTCCATATGCACGGCCAGACTTTAATAAAATTATATTTCATCATGATTTTTATCATGGTCGTAGATTGTTTATGCATTATTTGTATGTATGTATATGAGGTGTTCCTGCAAATGGCTAAAAAGGCACTAAGGACATTTGCCTTATAcatcaaataaaaaaaataaaggaGGAGTTGTTTTGTCAAACAATTTGTTAAAAGAACACTAGCTTTTGTGGATAAGCTGCTCCAGCAGAGTAGTCAAAGCCGAAGCCCTACCAAACATGCACATAGTTAAACAAATTTAAAGTTCTGAATGCCAACTAGTGTTGCAACAATGAGAGCACATGTCTAGTAACATATAATTACTGTATATTAACTTGTAATTCATGTGTGTTAAATAATTTTAACATGTAATTGGTGTCTATTAAATGATTTTAAGATACAAGTAGTGACCATTAAATGATTTGAATTTATTTAATAGGTGTTGGATAGCTGATAGACTGGAAAAGAGGGGGTTGAACCATCCTAAGTGTTGTCCATTGTGTGACCAAGAGGCTAAATCCATCAACCATCTTTTGGTCAAATATGTTTTTGCCAGACAATTTTGGTTTTACCTCCTCAAGACGGTGGGGCTAGAAGAGTTGTCCCACCCTCGAGGTTTTCTATTTTGATTCTTGGTAGGCTATTGGCATCTCTCATGTGGCAAATCATGTGAGAGAAGGGTTCAACTCATTGATTTTCTATTTTGATTCTTGGTAGGCTATTAGCATCTCTCATGTGGCAAATCATGTGAGAGAAGGGTTCAACTCATTGGTGATCCTTGGTGCCTGGACCATTTGGAAGCATAGAAATAAATGTTTTTTATGGTTGTAATCCTAGCTTGGCCTGTGCCCTTAGGGATACAAAGGATGAGGTGTTATTTTGGTCTAAGGCTAGGGCTACAGATCTATCTGCCCTCAGGCTGAGGATCTACCGGTTTAGGTAGATCGATGTGTTGGTCGTGTGTTTTGGTTTTTTTCCTAGTGAGATCTTTGGGTGACTTGGGTATATGGGTGTGTTGTACTATGAGGGTatttccccctctttcttctatTAATGCAATGATATGTAATCCTCCTACGTATTTCAGAAAAAAAAAGCATTTACTGTataaatttggctaaattttattTAGTTTGTCTTAGGACAAACTAAAAAACATCATTTTTTTGATAGAGGGAGTATTCATATGCAACGACAAAGAAACAAAGAAGTATATATAAATACTAAATACCAAAGAAGTATATATAAAAACTAAATACCGACAAATTTTATTTAGGTATTTTCTTGCCAGCCACTAGGTGTTCTTTAAAAAAAATAGGTCTTTTTTTTCTAGAGGAAGACTTCCAAGATGGAACACAGAGGGGAAAATGTTTTTGTTCTTATATTAGCCTTTTCTCTCTTTTTCTTTGGATGATGAATATTGGTTTCTAAGAAAGATCAATCCGTCGTAAGTACACTCAGCCTCATGTTCACATGCACACACGTTCACATGCACACGTGTGGACGGAATGGATAAACACAGAGAAGCTCACAGGGAGAATTTTGGCGCAGCAAAAACTCACACTGCATTTTCTATTTTATCTCCCATTTATTGACCCACTCTCAGTGTTTCTCAGATCCAGAACGCATGCACCCATGCACTAAACTTGCCGTGCCATCCCACAACGAAAACATGGTTACTGCACCCCCAAATTTCAGCTCCACCACTCAACGCTACATGCAAGGAAGAAAGACCCGGTCTCAGCCGTGGCATGCACGCACAGGAGCTGACTAGAACCACTACACCTAAACTTTAcaccccatggattatataatctgaattatttttggaggattatataatctggattatataatctgagtagtcctgtttgtttacccagattatttgagttgttaataggattcttttgtatgaggaagacaagaatgccctctatatttgtactaggttgaaactcatatatgaaaaaaaataattcaattgacattggcaaatattgcattagcaatattatcatatcacggaaggcattcatgtcaccttcttcatctccaaattgactagtactaggcgcaaaaacgattcggtggattataatggcaatggtgggtaatttctaggaaacttgaaagggtagtggggaagtgggaaaaaaaATAATCTaaaataagcacctcctcacttgcttatggattatcataatccaaggggttagattatatagggcttgtttgtttaccccccagattatataatctagattaaataattctaagaggcaaacaaacagtccagcttatttgcccagattatataatctaaccccttggattatgataatccataagcaagtgaggaggtgcttatttcagattatttttttctcacttccccactaccctttcaagtttcctagaaattacccaccattgccattataatccaccgaatcgtttttgcgcctaATACTAGTCAATTTGGAGATGAAGAAGGTGACATGAATGCCTTCCGTGATAATATTGCTAATGCAATATTTGCCAATGTCAATTGAAATATTTTTTTTCATATATGAGTTTCAACCTAGTACAAATATAGAGGGTATTCTTGTcttcctcatacaaaagaatcctattaacaactcaaataatctgggtaaacaaacaggactactcagattatataatccagattatataatccagattatataatcctccaaaaataatccagattatataatccatgggggtaaacaaacaggcccataatctgggcaaataagctggactgtttgtttgcctcttaggattatttaatccagattatataatctgggggtaagggtctgtttggttgggctgtggctgtgaaaaaagttgctgtgggctgtgagctgtggaaaaagctgctgtaggctgtgagccgttaaaaagctaaaaaccatttggtggaaaccactaaaagtcgttcaaagttcttcgatatatgttttcacaattccatccgaaaagccactaaaagcaggttcaggtgtgctttcagatttgcactgtgagaaagtcagcttttagaaaaagctgcttcttaGATCcaaccctttggttggcttttggcttttagggggcaaaagccaaaagccaaaagtcaaaccaaacacaccctaaataaACAGGCCCTAAGCACAACGACTAAGTAAACAAGATTATCCTTGACAATGAATTAACTGAAGCAAAGATCCTCCACTGGTGACAGGGATTGCATATTACGCTTCATGGGTATCGTCCTGTAAAATATTGCCACGGCATGGTATGAGATTAATGGGAATGGCGGAAGAGAGAATTAAATAAATAGCTTGTAGTATAGTTCTCCGATCCTAATTCTTGACTCTTTGAGCAATAAAGGTAATGTTGCACATACCTCTTCTTCGCCATTTGTGCCGGTAACATGATCAGATCCATCGCCGTCATCCCGACtggaaaaattacaacaaaggcaTTAGGAACTAGTAGTACATGAAAAGAACTAGCTAGCTTGTTTAAATGAAACCTTGGTCTTGTTAACTAAATGGGTGATGGCCTAGCTAGAATCGATCATGAAGGGGCTTCTTCTACAGGTCCCCGAGAGTGATGGCCCACTCCCTGGGCAGGAAGACGCTGAAGTCAAGGATGAGATTAGGATCATGTCCAGTAAATAGGGTCTTGAGACGGATGATCACATCTTTGATTTTGATTCTGATAAATAAGAAAAACAAACAAGGAGGAATATTATAGTGTTAACGATAGAACGAAACGGACACATCATGCTTGGCATGCAATGCAAGCGATGCCAAGATATGAAAGGAGAGCATGCAATAGAAGGGACCTGTCTCTCTTGTAATCAATCATGAGATCAAAAAACTCCGAGTATTTGGAGGGGTTGCCCTTGAACACATCCTTGACAGCTTCAAGGTAGCTGAATGCGTCGATCAAGGTAATCTTCTTGTCTCTGCAGTTCTTTTTGATTCGGAAGGGTGGACAGTTGGGGTGGATTTTTCTCACGTGCAAGAGCAATGTCTCCACATGAGCCCACTCCTTGGCACTGCAGTCCTGGTAATCCAGCAAATAGGTGATGCCCCGGAGGCAAGGCATGTTCACGGGCCAGCCAATGTCCAAAGGTAGAATTACTGGCAATTCTGCCTCAGCAACAGTAGCAGGATTCACCACGCTGCCATCGTCGAAAGGCATGCTGCTCCTGGCAAAGGCAACATACTTCCCCATGCTGGCACGGCATGTCAACTTCTCAACCATAGGCAGTGCTCCCTGCTGTCCACACATGATCTCCAGGTTTGTGTCCAGATGTCTCAGATTCTGAAACTCGTCTCTGCTGGTAGCAGTATAGGATAAGCAGTTGATGCCCTCACTCCAGATGTAGAGGTAGCTGAGCAACGGCAGCCTCCCGAGGATTTCTAGATCCTGCACTTGCACGGCCTGGACCGTGAGCGACAAGTACGAGAGGAGCGGGACACATGAGGGATCAATCCATGACGGACGCCTGGGCAAATGGATGCCACACAGCATCAGTTGACGGAGATCTGAAGGGGTTGGCGTCCAGTCTTCCAACAAGCCGCCAAGGTCAATTGTCCTCTCCTTCTTGGACCATATCTGCAGACTCTGGATTTTCCGCAGGTTGCGCAGGGACTCCATGAGAGCCTTCTCTGTGCTCTCGTCCATTTCGTCGAAATGGATCTCAAGCACCCTCACCTTGGTTAGCTGCCCCAGCCCCGTGGCGAAGTTTGGCGACTTGTCCACAGAGTGTACCTCAAGCTCTTCCAGTGACGCCAGCTTCCCAATCTCGGCCATCATCCTTGTGCCCTCGGTAGCACGCAGGCACATCAGTTTCATTAGCTCACCAACAGACGCTGGCAATATTTTTATGCCACTTCGTCTTACATCTAGTGTCTGCAGAAACTTGAGGTGTCCTGTTTCTCCAGGCAGCAAGTCGTCACGAATGGATGTCTCCACTAGCCCTAGGTACCTCAGCTGATGCAATTTGCCAATATTTCCAAGGCAACAGTTTCCTGCTGAGAAATTACAGTTCTCCAGAGCTAGTACACGTAAGACCCTGAAGCTTAAAAGTCGGGGCATCCTACTACCAGAGCAGTTGAAAGCATTGAATGATCTCACCTGTCCTATTTCTGTGCCAGGGTTGTGTTCAATGCTTCTTTTTTTGTGGAAGGCTAATCTTCGAGCGCTAATGCTTCTGACTGGTGAATATGATGATGATGTGGTACACTGCTGCTCCACATCTGATACCGTGACCAAGTTTACTTCACCTGACAAAGTGCGGATAAGATCAAGCACCATATCATGAATACCACAACCATCTCGAATCTTGCTTCTACTAGAGAGCTCTATCCACCGGATCATGCTTCTATTTATGAGCTCATTGAAATAGCTCTCTCCAACCTCAAATAACCCTAGTTCTTCTCTGCCAATAACAAAACCTTCAGCTATCCACCTCCATATCAATGAATTTTTCTCAATCTTGTGATCTTCTGGAAATATGCTTAGGTGCAATAAGCATGTCTTTAGATAAGGAGGTAGATTGTAATAGCTGAAAGCTAATATCTTTCTCATGTTCCCAAT
This portion of the Zea mays cultivar B73 chromosome 2, Zm-B73-REFERENCE-NAM-5.0, whole genome shotgun sequence genome encodes:
- the LOC100383650 gene encoding uncharacterized protein LOC100383650; amino-acid sequence: MEFATGAMGTLLPKLGMLLQEELHLKNNVKEGIKSLTAELESMQAALVKVSDVPLDQLDPNVKIWANEVRGLSYDIEDRLDSFKVRMEGLDSTKRKTIMGFIQQTRGLVTKFKIRHVIFDDIKDFGSQVKEVKERYDRYKVHDVVANPIATTVDPRLLAMYNKVSDLVGIDEEAKELMNNLFEDGDEPAKKIKTVSVVGFGGLGKTTLVKAVYDKVKKEFDCSAFVSIGQKCDLKKVFKDVLYDLDKQNHENIIASEMDEKQLIDKLQEFLADKRYLVVIDDIWDISTWKLIRCALVESNPGSRIIITTRICEVAKKVGGVYNKKPLSLDDSKTLFYTRVFAGESMSLDNISGEVCNKILRKCGGVPLSIITIASLLVGKQREDWSKVYDYIGFGHEDNEVIGNMRKILAFSYYNLPPYLKTCLLHLSIFPEDHKIEKNSLIWRWIAEGFVIGREELGLFEVGESYFNELINRSMIRWIELSSRSKIRDGCGIHDMVLDLIRTLSGEVNLVTVSDVEQQCTTSSSYSPVRSISARRLAFHKKRSIEHNPGTEIGQVRSFNAFNCSGSRMPRLLSFRVLRVLALENCNFSAGNCCLGNIGKLHQLRYLGLVETSIRDDLLPGETGHLKFLQTLDVRRSGIKILPASVGELMKLMCLRATEGTRMMAEIGKLASLEELEVHSVDKSPNFATGLGQLTKVRVLEIHFDEMDESTEKALMESLRNLRKIQSLQIWSKKERTIDLGGLLEDWTPTPSDLRQLMLCGIHLPRRPSWIDPSCVPLLSYLSLTVQAVQVQDLEILGRLPLLSYLYIWSEGINCLSYTATSRDEFQNLRHLDTNLEIMCGQQGALPMVEKLTCRASMGKYVAFARSSMPFDDGSVVNPATVAEAELPVILPLDIGWPVNMPCLRGITYLLDYQDCSAKEWAHVETLLLHVRKIHPNCPPFRIKKNCRDKKITLIDAFSYLEAVKDVFKGNPSKYSEFFDLMIDYKRDRIKIKDVIIRLKTLFTGHDPNLILDFSVFLPREWAITLGDL
- the LOC100383650 gene encoding uncharacterized protein isoform X1, producing the protein MEFATGAMGTLLPKLGMLLQEELHLKNNVKEGIKSLTAELESMQAALVKVSDVPLDQLDPNVKIWANEVRGLSYDIEDRLDSFKVRMEGLDSTKRKTIMGFIQQTRGLVTKFKIRHVIFDDIKDFGSQVKEVKERYDRYKVHDVVANPIATTVDPRLLAMYNKVSDLVGIDEEAKELMNNLFEDGDEPAKKIKTVSVVGFGGLGKTTLVKAVYDKVKKEFDCSAFVSIGQKCDLKKVFKDVLYDLDKQNHENIIASEMDEKQLIDKLQEFLADKRYLVVIDDIWDISTWKLIRCALVESNPGSRIIITTRICEVAKKVGGVYNKKPLSLDDSKTLFYTRVFAGESMSLDNISGEVCNKILRKCGGVPLSIITIASLLVGKQREDWSKVYDYIGFGHEDNEVIGNMRKILAFSYYNLPPYLKTCLLHLSIFPEDHKIEKNSLIWRWIAEGFVIGREELGLFEVGESYFNELINRSMIRWIELSSRSKIRDGCGIHDMVLDLIRTLSGEVNLVTVSDVEQQCTTSSSYSPVRSISARRLAFHKKRSIEHNPGTEIGQVRSFNAFNCSGSRMPRLLSFRVLRVLALENCNFSAGNCCLGNIGKLHQLRYLGLVETSIRDDLLPGETGHLKFLQTLDVRRSGIKILPASVGELMKLMCLRATEGTRMMAEIGKLASLEELEVHSVDKSPNFATGLGQLTKVRVLEIHFDEMDESTEKALMESLRNLRKIQSLQIWSKKERTIDLGGLLEDWTPTPSDLRQLMLCGIHLPRRPSWIDPSCVPLLSYLSLTVQAVQVQDLEILGRLPLLSYLYIWSEGINCLSYTATSRDEFQNLRHLDTNLEIMCGQQGALPMVEKLTCRASMGKYVAFARSSMPFDDGSVVNPATVAEAELPVILPLDIGWPVNMPCLRGITYLLDYQDCSAKEWAHVETLLLHVRKIHPNCPPFRIKKNCRDKKITLIDAFSYLEAVKDVFKGNPSKYSEFFDLMIDYKRDSRDDGDGSDHVTGTNGEEEDDTHEA